The following proteins come from a genomic window of Aspergillus luchuensis IFO 4308 DNA, chromosome 3, nearly complete sequence:
- a CDS encoding basic secretory family protein (COG:S;~EggNog:ENOG410PXC6;~InterPro:IPR007541;~PFAM:PF04450), which yields MSTSTPQATPSLSPLPPQQPPPPSSSPNSNSNSNPPRPQDQPTIPQPTLRLQINDLRHPASKTFLTLLPDLTSTLTTALTTIIEHLYTPPQQEQPTFHPTPPPTRSITLLLHTISGVAYTTGTELDNDHKEIHLSLSYIETITTNGNNSNPTAELTGVLTHELVHCYQHTAPPDSPPNTPHPPGGLIEGIADFVRLKAGLEPPHWKRPASAKERADKWDEGYQHTAYFLAWLEDVKVGKGAVGMMNDRLLRVGYADGFWEGLFGLGVLELWEEYGVWLDGGGGTGTTTSGGGCWEDEIVDRV from the coding sequence ATGTCAACCTCCACACCCCAAGCTACACCCTCGCTctcaccactcccaccgcaacaaccaccaccaccatcttcatcacccaactccaactccaactccaacccACCTCGCCCTCAAGACCAGCCTACTatcccccaacccaccctccgcctccaaaTCAACGACCTCCGCCACCCAGCCTCAAAGACCTTCCTAACCCTCCTCCCGGACCTAACTTCCACactcaccaccgccctcaCAACCATAATCGAGCACCTATacacccctccccaacagGAACAACCAACATTccaccccaccccacccccaacccgCTCCATaacgctcctcctccacaccatCTCCGGCGTAGCCTACACCACCGGCACCGAGCTAGACAACGACCACAAAGAAATCCACCTATCGCTATCCTACATCgaaaccatcaccaccaacggcAACAATTCCAACCCTACCGCCGAACTAACCGGCGTGCTCACCCACGAACTCGTCCACTGCTACCAGCACACCGCGCCCCCAGATTCTCCTCCTAATACCCCACACCCCCCCGGCGGCCTCATCGAAGGAATCGCGGATTTCGTGCGCCTGAAAGCGGGCCTGGAACCGCCGCATTGGAAGCGGCCCGCGTCGGCGAAGGAGAGAGCGGACAAGTGGGATGAAGGATACCAGCATACGGCGTACTTTTTGGCTTGGTTGGAGGATGTTAAGGTGGGTAAGGGGGCTGTCGGGATGATGAATGATCGGTTGTTGAGAGTGGGTTATGCGGATGGGTTCTGGGAGGGGctgtttgggttgggggtttTGGAGCTTTGGGAGGAGTATGGGGTGTGgttggatgggggtggtggtactggtactactactagtggtggtgggtgttgggaggatgagattgtTGATCGGGTGTAA
- the STU1 gene encoding uncharacterized protein (BUSCO:EOG09260XSR;~COG:Z;~EggNog:ENOG410PJNX;~InterPro:IPR016024,IPR011989,IPR021133,IPR034085, IPR024395;~PFAM:PF12348): MEPKAVELLEVLRNMNLAIDAKVSQLNSMKSDIKQKNVPENAIVPIFDALRQSISSPHSTLLSAGFSTMGHFLKRLFIQEQHSIVASQARNIYPLLLERLGDHKERVRAQAAQAFTDFWPAASHEVEQHVLGTALIGKNNRAREMSMIWLANMAKQYGLLFRPYVPSLVACLEDADSAVRDTAKATIIELFQNAPAHAKADLKKQLSELNVRKSIVSIILTNLGLESDESEHLSRPASRIDQRPVSRVDQRPASRVDQRPASRIDQRPASRVDQRPASRVDQRPTLRIEQGPISRAEQKPASRDEQKPVSRVEQKTASRIEQKPVSRVEQKTASRIEQRPASRVDQRPASRADQKPTLRIDQRPASRVDTVTQDTLVRPASQFGTRPVEPTPSDVEPIIVSSAREIDEFVRLMTPYFEGRESEDNWVNREKSVITLRRLTHGNAPHAYSQTFVAAIKSILDGIFKVVNSLRTTMGTNGCLLIQDLARKCGPRIDPMMEIILQNLIKLCAGMKKITAENGNLTVDIVIGNVSYTHRILQHVYAASQDKNVQLRLFSAGWYITLINKQAAHKSSIEHGGGIELIERSLKKGLGDANPGVREAMRKTFWTYHSVWPQKAKFIMSDLDSKSRSLLEKDPANPAAGNMQSADRHASKSSTTSQKATTSSTNVIPGRSALKQAIAAQKKAHLAPKTAMTPRPESAPQVSSLSSAPMRPMGKSRRLEPTRPATPDQKEPVEKATNQVVIYEDTKEKNDEIADEAAERNVSITSTVVHHPIVVTDPLRLREIPLPKPSSPVAKGNENSVPKETKPPTTPSVPRDAPKNNALEELSKNEPDHRDNRSPQTSMPRLPSLHVPRTRPSTGPSNDTATHRCPKFEAAQKRFEERRRSISPRSKDPMKARQTLEKGIPRIHSKSMDIHGYHKLQGLIEFHDRLFDDEEQYSELLDALLGELERAPDEKQQYFGRPLDPKAQVLITVRYTFRHMKRLVDNGGSTMSLGEYASRIIKSIIRARKNYDTTCYMAIVLNETAEEMVSAAEFGDIVKAVVDVVSAEEASLNDRAILMVFNILTDILRQMTSRAARFPMDVLERLGDLASKFLTSEQANIRQKVTQLCVHLHTMTADDEKFWKIIGQVSENTRNLLLYFIAMEQL; this comes from the exons ATGGAGCCAAAAGCAGTCGAACTGCTTGAGGTTCTACGAAACATGAACTTGGCGATCGATGCCAAGGTCAGTCAGCTAAATTCAATGAAGTCGGAcatcaagcagaagaatgTCCCAGAGAACGCAATTGTACCGATCTTTGATGCGTTGCGTCAGTCAATTTCCTCTCCCCACTCGACACTTCTCTCTGCTGGGTTCTCCACCATGGGTCACTTCTTGAAACGACTGTTCATTCAGGAACAGCATAGTATAGTTGCTTCGCAGGCTCGCAACATTTACCCGTTGCTCTTGGAACGCTTGGGCGATCATAAGGAGCGAGTCAGAGCACAGGCGGCCCAAGCGTTCACTGACTTTTGGCCGGCAGCTAGCCATGAAGTTGAACAACATGTGCTGGGAACCGCCCTTATCGGAAAAAACAACAGAGCTAGGGAAATGAGCATGATCTGGCTAGCAAAC ATGGCTAAGCAATATGGCTTGCTCTTCCGTCCGTATGTCCCTAGTCTTGTGGCATGTCTCGAGGACGCCGATAGTGCTGTCAGAGATACAGCCAAGGCAACCATTATCGAGCTGTTCCA AAATGCACCCGCACATGCGAAGGCAGATCTTAAAAAGCAATTGAGTGAACTCAATGTCAGAAAGTCTATTGTCAGCATCATTCTGACGAATCTTGGCCTTGAATCTGATGAATCTGAACATCTTTCACGACCGGCCTCGCGTATTGACCAGAGACCGGTCTCACGTGTTGATCAGAGACCAGCCTCACGTGTTGATCAGAGACCGGCCTCACGTATTGATCAGAGACCGGCCTCACGTGTTGATCAGAGACCGGCCTCACGTGTTGATCAGAGACCGACCTTGCGAATTGAACAAGGACCGATCTCGCGTGCTGAGCAGAAACCGGCCTCGCGTGATGAGCAGAAACCAGTCTCGCGTGTTGAGCAGAAAACGGCCTCACGTATTGAGCAGAAACCAGTCTCGCGTGTTGAGCAGAAAACGGCCTCACGTATTGAGCAGAGACCGGCCTCGCGTGTTGACCAGAGACCAGCCTCGCGTGCTGACCAGAAACCAACCTTGCGAATTGATCAGAGACCGGCCTCTCGCGTCGACACCGTCACTCAAGATACTCTCGTCAGACCGGCTAGTCAGTTCGGCACACGGCCAGTAGAGCCTACTCCTTCCGATGTGGAACCAATCATTGTTTCATCCGCTCGGGAAATTGATGAATTCGTGCGTCTAATGACACCATATTTCGAAGGACGTGAGTCCGAAGATAACTGGGTGAATCGTGAAAAGAGTGTCATTACTTTACGCCGACTTACGCATGGTAATGCGCCCCATGCATACTCTCAGACTTTTGTCGCTGCTATCAAGTCGATTCTGGATGGCATTTTCAAAGTCGTGAACTCTCTCCGAACTACTATGGGAACAAATGGATGTCTGCTCATTCAAGATCTCGCCCGAAAGTGTGGCCCTAGAATCGATCCGATGATGGAGATCATCCTGCAAAATCTCATCAAACTCTGCGCCGGTATGAAAAAAATAACGGCCGAAAATGGGAATCTGACCGTTGACATTGTTATTGGAAATGTGTCTTACACTCATCGAATTCTCCAGCATGTCTACGCCGCTTCCCAAGACAAAAACGTCCAGTTGCGTCTGTTCTCAGCTGGATGGTACAtcaccctcatcaacaaACAGGCTGCTCATAAGTCCTCCATTGAACACGGCGGTGGAATCGAGCTCATCGAGAGAAGTCTTAAGAAAGGTCTTGGTGATGCTAATCCTGGTGTTCGTGAGGCAATGAGGAAGACTTTCTGGACATACCACAGCGTCTGGCCTCAGAAAGCCAAATT TATCATGTCGGACCTTGACTCCAAGTCACGGTCGCTATTGGAGAAAGATCCAGCTAACCCGGCTGCTGGCAACATGCAAAGTGCAGACCGACATGCTTCGAAATCTTCTACAACATCCCAGAAAGCCACTACAAGCAGCACCAACGTTATTCCGGGAAGAAGTGCATTGAAACAGGCGATCGCAGCGCAGAAGAAGGCACACCTTGCACCAAAAACTGCTATGACCCCACGGCCTGAGTCGGCTCCTCAGGTCTCATCTTTGTCCTCCGCACCTATGCGGCCCATGGGGAAGAGCCGACGGCTTGAGCCGACGCGCCCGGCCACGCCAGATCAGAAGGAACCTGTAGAGAAGGCGACAAACCAGGTCGTCATTTACGAAGACACGAAGGAAAAGAACGATGAAATTGCGGATGAAGCCGCAGAGCGGAATGTCAGCATAACTTCCACTGTTGTACACCATCCTATCGTAGTGACAGACCCTCTGAGACTGCGCGAGATCCCTTTGCCCAAACCATCGTCCCCTGTTGCGAAGGGCAATGAAAACTCCGTCCCGAAAGAGACAAAACCACCTACCACTCCGTCAGTCCCTCGCGATGCACCGAAAAACAATGCTCTAGAGGAACTGTCGAAAAACGAGCCAGACCATCGTGACAATAGGTCACCACAGACATCTATGCCACGTCTTCCTTCGTTACATGTGCCGCGCACACGTCCCTCTACCGGACCGAGTAACGACACGGCGACGCATCGCTGTCCTAAGTTTGAGGCAGCACAAAAACGCTTCGAGGAGAGACGTCGAAGCATTAGTCCCCGCTCCAAGGACCCAATGAAAGCGAGACAGACTCTTGAGAAGGGAATCCCCAGGATTCACTCTAAGAGTATGGACATTCATGGGTACCACAAATTGCAGGGGCTAATTGAATTTCATGATAGGCTTTTTGACGACGAAGAACAGTACTCCGAGCTCCTAGATGCCCTTTTAGGCGAACTCGAGAGAGCACCAGACGAAAAGCAGCAATACTTCGGGCGCCCGCTTGACCCCAAAGCGCAGGTGCTTATAACAGTGCGTTACACATTCAGACACATGAAACGACTTGTGGACAATGGTGGGTCCACGATGTCGTTGGGGGAATATGCATCTCGTATAatcaaatccatcatcagaGCCAGAAAAAACTACGACACTACTTGCTATATGGCGATCGTTTTGAATGAGAccgcggaggagatggtgagCGCGGCAGAGTTTGGGGACATTGTTAAGGCTGTTGTGGACGTTGTCTCTGCGGAGGAAGCGTCGCTTAACGACCGTGCCATTCTTATGGTGTTCAACATTCTTACGGATATCCTGCGTCAGATGACCTCTCGTGCAGCTCGCTTCCCTATGGATGTCCTGGAGAGGCTGGGTGATCTTGCTAGCAAGTTCTTAACATCAGAGCAAGCGAACATCCGGCAAAAAGTGACTCAGCTGTGTGTACACTTGCATACAATGACtgccgatgatgagaaaTTTTGGAAAATCATTGGTCAGGTCTCTGAGAACACTCGAAACTTACTTTTATATTTCATTGCTATGGAGCAGTTGTGA
- the MDR4 gene encoding ABC transporter ATP-binding protein (COG:Q;~EggNog:ENOG410PJUU;~InterPro:IPR017871,IPR027417,IPR003593,IPR039421, IPR011527,IPR003439,IPR036640;~PFAM:PF00005,PF00664;~TransMembrane:12 (i54-78o110-132i183-202o208-229i289-308o328-355i758-784o804-829i883-903o909-928i989-1010o1022-1045i);~go_component: GO:0016021 - integral component of membrane [Evidence IEA];~go_function: GO:0005524 - ATP binding [Evidence IEA];~go_function: GO:0016887 - ATPase activity [Evidence IEA];~go_function: GO:0042626 - ATPase-coupled transmembrane transporter activity [Evidence IEA];~go_process: GO:0055085 - transmembrane transport [Evidence IEA]) — MADPVPVSEGRADSNGVYGLMRSLHGLVPTKAHLKQFFAYVHLLFSLDYTIFDVFLIVCGVIFGIAGGIPFPLLGIVFGNLINNLNSTTCSTSDNASSTLSSSVRTEVLYVIYITIANFFIIYIYTSCWCLVSERLARRYRRRYFESIIRQDMNFIESLPSGDVISRLVSDIETVQMGTSEKVGLVISTISYFVTAYIVAFIKAPKIAGMLVSVVPCFLLMSLVGGHFIKKYASRITANINAATSIASSSLSHLTLVHAFNANDRLEQRFATYLSRSSMDALKKAGTHATQLGFLYFVAYSANALAFWEGSQMISNSVAHDNSGISVGAVYTVIFVLIDASFILSQVAPFIHVFASAAGASERLLAVINRRSAIDGTADDGDKMTAFGEENIEFNDVHFSYPARPDVPVLRGMSFVIPPRKHTAIVGPSGGGKSTVVSLLERFYDPASGDVTIGGKSFRDLNVRHLRGNIGFVQQEPALLDRTILENIAYGLVASSAEKHQRLAPFILDESLSELAVKIREGMSENDALTGFDSCVAEIVELVREAAASANALNFIDALPHGFATHVGTAGNQLSGGQKQRIALARALVREPCILILDEATAALDSTSEQLIQAALAKVSETVTTVSIAHRLATAKNAHKIVVVQTGRVAEEGSHAELVAQGGVYAEMVRLQNLGKLSVEDLKSPHDMITTSSLHESVQPTDEKEALVGIGGSDITEDTVCGEVPSGSTDGDGSKEKKRKRSGWFTVKYTFSLVRANLPLICLGLCMSVIIGGSYSAEAIVFGHTVGSLSPCRSSDAISDSGNLYGLLFFILALVELTANVVGGCAFGWAADKILYRLRVLSLRSLLSQTIQWHGMEDRTPGTLITYITGDAASLSGITGSTIGLLLATAVNLVAGLVISFAIAWKITIVLFPTIPVLLIAGMMKLRVQAKFTERHQKAFAKATAITVEAVDNIRAVAAFSLEKQSQEVFVRALRRPYRDTMKAIAHGNAWLALAFSISNLVYALAYWWGSKQVASGLYSQTQFFIVLPCLLFSTQSCGQMFALAPDISKARLASSNIVDLLTTRSAEEELAQGSTQSMQPSSSLLEEKAAAQDVEAAEKPRRGVRQTNGNGIGAQLRGVHFTYPNRPERPILKGLTLDIKPGQFCALVGPSGSGKSTTFAMLERFYRPAAGSVIIDGVDVTRQLGTEFRDDIALVPQENVLFEGTVAFNIGLGACPGHEPTQQEIEAACRMAHIHDVIMALPDGYQTMCSHDGKQFSGGQRQHLSIARALVRKPRLLLLDESTSALDVESEKKIQEALTTLAGRTTIVAIAHRLNTIHRADQIYLIEEGRCAEQGTHQELIQRSETYRTSVIHQSLET; from the exons ATGGCAGACCCAGTCCCAGTGTCTGAAGGGCGGGCAGATTCCAATGGTGTCTATGGCTTG ATGCGATCTCTCCATGGACTAGTCCCAACCAAAGCACACCTGAAGCAGTTCTTCGCTTACGTAcaccttcttttttctttggaTTACACGATATTCGACGTATTCCTTATTGTATGCGGCGTGATATTCGGGATAGCTGGAGGGATCCCCTTTCCTCTGCTCGGAATTGTATTTGGTAACCTGATCAACAACCTCAATTCGACCACTTGTTCCACCTCGGACAACGCTTCGTCAACTTTATCTTCCAGTGTACGCACCGAGGTTCTTTATGTGATTTACATCACCATAGcgaacttcttcatcatctatATCTACACGTCATGTTGGTGCTTGGTGAGCGAACGTCTGGCGCGCCGTTATCGCAGGCGATACTTTGAAAGTATCATTAGGCAGGACATGAACTTCATCGAGTCACTCCCTTCGGGCGATGTGATCTCCCGGTTGGTCAGTGACATTGAGACAGTGCAAATGGGGACCTCGGAGAAGGTGGGCCTGGTGATCTCCACTATTTCATACTTCGTGACCGCCTATATCGTGGCTTTCATCAAGGCGCCAAAGATTGCGGGCATGCTGGTATCAGTGGTGCCTTGCTTTCTCCTCATGTCGCTGGTTGGAGGTCACTTTATCAAAAAGTATGCGAGCCGGATCACAGCCAATATCAATGCCGCTACGTCAATTGCCTCGTCCAGTTTATCGCACCTGACCTTGGTTCATGCCTTCAATGCCAACGACCGCTTGGAGCAGCGGTTTGCCACTTATCtctccagatcatcaatgGATGCGCTCAAAAAGGCAGGTACGCATGCTACACAACTTGGATTCTTGTACTTTGTTGCATACTCAGCCAACGCCTTGGCTTTCTGGGAAGGTTCCCAGATGATCTCGAACTCCGTTGCCCACGACAACTCAGGTATATCTGTGGGTGCTGTATACACTGTCATTTTCGTTCTCATCGATGCTTCCTTCATTCTGAGTCAGGTCGCCCCCTTTATCCATGTTTTTGCGTCAGCAGCCGGTGCCTCGGAGCGACTTCTAGCCGTGATCAATCGTCGTTCTGCCATCGATGGGACCGCAGACGACGGCGATAAGATGACTGCCTTCGGGGAGGAGAACATTGAGTTTAATGATGTTCACTTTTCATACCCGGCTCGACCAGACGTTCCAGTACTCCGAGGAATGAGTTTTGTCATCCCACCTAGGAAGCATACCGCCATTGTTGGACCCTCTGGTGGTGGAAAGTCTACCGTGGTTTCCCTCCTAGAACGGTTCTATGACCCTGCATCAGGCGATGTGACCATCGGAGGGAAGAGTTTCCGAGATCTCAATGTTCGACATTTGCGAGGCAATATTGGTTTCGTTCAACAAGAACCTGCTCTGTTGGATCGAACAATTTTGGAGAATATCGCGTACGGCCTGGTGGCTTCATCCGCAGAGAAGCACCAACGGCTCGCCCCGTTCATTCTCGATGAAAGCCTTTCGGAACTTGCTGTAAAGATCAGGGAAGGCATGTCCGAGAACGATGCTCTTACCGGCTTCGACAGTTGTGTTGCCGAGATTGTAGAACTCGTCCGGGAGGCTGCCGCCAGCGCTAATGCGTTAAACTTCATCGATGCTTTGCCTCACGGTTTCGCAACCCATGTTGGAACAGCAGGAAATCAGCTTAGTGGAGGCCAGAAGCAGCGAATTGCTCTTGCTCGTGCTCTTGTGCGAGAACCGTGTATACTCATTCTCGACGAGGCTACGGCTGCCTTGGATTCCACCAGCGAACAACTTATCCAGGCTGCACTGGCCAAGGTATCCGAAACGGTGACCACAGTCTCGATCGCACATCGACTAGCTACTGCCAAAAATGCACACAAGATTGTTGTCGTACAGACTGGACGTGTCGCCGAGGAAGGATCTCACGCGGAGCTCGTGGCGCAGGGGGGCGTGTACGCAGAAATGGTACGGTTGCAAAACCTGGGTAAATTGAGCGTTGAAGATTTGAAGAGCCCTCACGATATGATTACCACGAGCAGTCTTCACGAGAGTGTGCAGCCGACAGACGAAAAGGAAGCTTTAGTAGGCATTGGGGGTTCAGACATCACTGAAGACACAGTGTGCGGTGAGGTACCTTCTGGTTCCACAGATGGTGATgggagcaaagaaaagaagaggaagcgtTCGGGCTGGTTCACCGTCAAGTACACATTCTCTCTGGTGCGGGCCAACCTGCCGTTGATTTGCCTCGGGCTCTGTATGTCCGTCATCATTGGAGGTAGCTACTCGGCCGAGGCGATTGTGTTTGGCCACACCGTTGGCAGTCTGAGCCCATGCAGATCTTCGGATGCCATCAGTGATAGTGGCAATCTTTATGGATTGCTCTTTTTCATCCTTGCCCTGGTCGAGCTTACGGCAAATGTGGTGGGCGGCTGCGCCTTTGGCTGGGCAGCGGATAAGATTCTGTATCGGCTCCGGGTGCTGTCGCTACGATCGCTGCTGAGCCAGACCATACAATGGCATGGTATGGAGGACCGGACTCCAGGAACTTTGATCACTTATATCACTGGGGATGCTGCTTCTCTGAGTGGGATCACCGGATCGACTatcggtcttcttcttgctacAGCCGTCAACCTGGTAGCAGGGTTGGTAATATCATTTGCTATCGCGTGGAAAATCACTATTGTCTTGTTTCCGACCATACCCGTCCTACTTATAGCAGGCATGATGAAGCTCCGCGTTCAAGCCAAGTTCACTGAGCGGCATCAGAAGGCATTTGCCAAGGCCACGGCCATCACAGTCGAGGCCGTCGATAACATTCGTGCTGTTGCAGCATTCTCCCTTGAGAAGCAATCTCAGGAAGTGTTCGTCCGAGCCCTGCGCCGCCCATACCGGGACACAATGAAAGCTATTGCACATGGCAATGCCTGGTTGGCATTGGCGTTTAGCATCAGCAACTTGGTGTATGCCCTCGCGTATTGGTGGGGATCGAAGCAGGTGGCATCGGGGCTCTACTCCCAAACTCAGTTCTTTATTGTCCTGCCTTGCCTGCTATTCAGTACGCAGTCTTGTGGTCAAATGTTTGCTCTGGCGCCGGATATCTCCAAGGCCCGTCTGGCGTCGTCTAACATTGTTGATCTGCTCACTACCCGctccgcggaggaggagctggctcAGGGTTCCACGCAGAGCATGCAACCCTCAAGCAGTTTGCTTGAGGAGAAAGCCGCCGCACAGGATGTGGAGGCCGCAGAGAAGCCCCGTCGGGGTGTACGTCAGACGAATGGCAACGGTATCGGCGCCCAGCTTCGTGGGGTGCATTTCACGTATCCAAATCGGCCTGAACGTCCAATTCTCAAAGGACTTACCCTGGACATCAAGCCCGGTCAGTTCTGTGCGCTGGTCGGGCCTAGCGGATCGGGCAAATCGACGACCTTTGCCATGCTGGAGCGATTCTACCGTCCTGCAGCCGGGTCGGTGATCATCGACGGGGTAGACGTGACTCGGCAGCTAGGCACCGAGTTCCGGGATGATATCGCCTTGGTGCCGCAGGAGAATGTTCTGTTCGAAGGAACGGTCGCATTCAATATTGGTCTGGGTGCTTGCCCCGGCCATGAACCGACACAACAAGAGATCGAAGCGGCGTGTCGCATGGCGCACATCCACGACGTGATTATGGCCCTGCCGGACGGGTACCAGACGATGTGCAGCCACGACGGCAAGCAATTCTCAGGCGGGCAGCGCCAGCACCTGTCAATTGCACGCGCGCTGGTGCGCAAGccacggctgctgctgctggacgAGTCGACGAGCGCACTGGATGTGGagtcggagaagaagatccaagAAGCCCTGACGACGCTAGCGGGCCGCACGACGATTGTCGCGATCGCGCATCGACTGAACACGATCCACCGAGCGGATCAGATCTATCTGATTGAGGAGGGCCGCTGTGCGGAACAAGGAACCCATCAGGAGCTGATCCAGCGTAGTGAGACGTATCGAACGAGTGTGATCCACCAGTCGCTGGAGACCTAA